From one Brachypodium distachyon strain Bd21 chromosome 4, Brachypodium_distachyon_v3.0, whole genome shotgun sequence genomic stretch:
- the LOC100839870 gene encoding myb-related protein MYBAS2: MVTVREETRKGPWTEQEDLQLVCTVRLFGERRWDFIAKVSGLNRTGKSCRLRWVNYLHPGLKRGRMTAHEERLILELHARWGNRWSRIARRLPGRTDNEIKNYWRTHMRKKAQERKRSMSPSSSSSSLTYQSCNPETPSITGIDEQELHGGSNCITSILKGMPVDMDGYLMDQIWMEIEAPEAPSEPSFHDGKDNLYNSASGPLLPSPMWDYYCTEPRWKTDDDIKMAPQFGYSKGMDPCY; this comes from the exons ATGGTGACAGTGAGAGAAGAGACACGCAAAGGGCCGTGGACAGAGCAGGAGGACCTGCAACTGGTATGCACTGTCCGTTTGTTCGGTGAACGTCGTTGGGATTTCATTGCCAAAGTATCAG GCCTCAACCGCACAGGAAAGAGCTGCCGCCTCCGGTGGGTCAACTACCTCCACCCTGGCCTCAAGCGTGGGCGCATGACTGCCCATGAAGAACGTCTCATCCTCGAGCTCCATGCTCGGTGGGGAAACAG ATGGTCCAGGATAGCGAGGAGGCTGCCAGGGCGTACTGACAATGAGATCAAGAACTACTGGAGGACACACATGAGGAAGAAAGCacaggagaggaagaggagcatGTCACCCTCGTCATCCTCATCTTCACTGACGTACCAATCCTGCAATCCAGAGACGCCATCGATCACTGGAATTGATGAGCAGGAGCTTCATGGTGGCAGTAACTGCATCACAAGCATCCTGAAGGGCATGCCTGTTGACATGGATGGATACCTCATGGATCAGATATGGATGGAAATTGAGGCACCAGAGGCACCCTCAGAGCCAAGCTTTCATGACGGAAAGGATAATCTATACAACAGCGCCTCTGGCCCTTTACTGCCATCTCCTATGTGGGATTACTACTGCACTGAGCCACGCTGGAAGACGGATGATGATATAAAGATGGCCCCACAATTCGGTTACAGTAAAGGAATGGACCCCTGTTATTGA